The genomic DNA CTTGATAGTTACTGCCTAGGTAGCGCTCAATTGTTTTGGCTTTTGCAGGTGATTCAACAATAACTAGATTCTTTGCCATAGAGGTATTCGTTGTAATAAATAATATAGTCTGCTACAATAGCATTATGTTAACCAAGTCATAGAAGGGTTGGGGGAAGTGTTCACTTAACCCGCGCCTTGCTTTTTGTTTAATCTTAACTGAGCTACTCTACATTAGAGTGGTGTGCTTCCAATTTACAAATGGTTGCTTGATTATAACATATCGCTGTTTCCAAAATAAGTTAAAAAAATGCATATAATCAGCCTACTGAAACCCTAAAAATGATTGTGGTGCGCATACTGTTTTTATGGTACTATATCCATTTTACCTTTGGGTAGTTCAATGCAGCTATACCTGGTTCTACCAAAAAATATAAGGTTAATTAATTGATTATTAAGTGTTTTATAAAAAAACAAAAGTTTTTACTTCTTTATTTCTGAAAGATTTATTGCAAATTAAAAAAAAGTATGTACCTTTGTATCAGAGTTGATCAGAACGGGTGAGCAGCTAAATTAAGAGGCGGCAAATTTGGTTCTGGGTTAGCTTTTAAGTTCTTTGAAATAGATGTAGGTAAGAGGCTCATTTAGATATGAGTGAGAGGGAAGTGTGTGACTCAAGAAAATCATTCCTGGTTTCATAATTAGGGATAACGTTAATAAATATAGAAAGAAGAGTTTGATCCTGGCTCAGGATGAACGCTAGCGGCAGGCCTCATACATGCAAGTCGAGGGGCAGCGGGACACTTCGGTGTTGCCGGCGACCGGCGGACGGGTGCGTAATGCGCATGCAATCTACTTTACACTGGGGAATAGCCTCCGGAAACGGGAATTAATACCCCATATAATCTTACTAGCGCATGCTAGAAAGATGAAAGCTCAGGCGGTGTAAAATGAGCGTGCGTCCTATTAGCTAGTTGGAGAGGTAATGGCTCACCAAGGCTACGATGGGTAGGGGTTCTTAGTGGAAGGTCCCCCACACTGGCACTGAGATACGGGCCAGACTCCTACGGGAGGCAGCAGTAGGGAATATTGGTCAATGGGCGCAAGCCTGAACCAGCCATGCCGCGTGCAGGATGAAGGCTCTCTGAGTTGTAAACTGCTTTTGTACAGGAGCAAAAAAGCCCCTGCGGGGGCTCTTGAGAGTACTGTAAGAATAAGCACCGGCTAATTCCGTGCCAGCAGCCGCGGTAATACGGGAGGTGCAAGCGTTATCCGGTTTTATTGGGTTTAAAGGGTGCGTAGGCGGCTTATTAAGTCAGTTGTGAAATCCTAGTGCTTAACGCTAGAACTGCGATTGATACTATTAGGCTTGAGTTAAGAAGAGGTAAGCAGAATTTATGGTGTAGTAGTGAAATGCTTAGATATCATAAGGAATACCAATAGCGTAGGCAGCTTACTGGTCTTTGACTGACGCTGAGGCACGAAAGCGTGGGGAGCAAACAGGATTAGATACCCTGGTAGTCCACGCCGTAAACGATGATCACTCGATATACATGATGCGTCATGTGTGTCTAAGCGAAAGCGTTAAGTGATCCACCTGGGGAGTATACTCGCAAGGGTGAAACTCAAAGGAATTGACGGGGGTCCGCACAAGCGGTGGAGTATGTGGTTTAATTCGATAATACGCGAGGAACCTTACCTGGGCTAGAATGTATTTTGCTACCTTGAGAAATTGAGGGTTCCTTCGGGACGGAATACAAGGTGCTGCATGGCTGTCGTCAGCTCGTGCCGTGAGGTGTTGGGTTAAGTCCTATAACGAGCGAAACCCTTTTACTTAATTGCCAGCACGTAATGGTGGGGACTTTAAGTAGACTGCCCGTGTAAGCGGGAGGAAGGAGAGGACGAGGTCAAGTCATCATGGCCTTTATGCCCAGGGCTACACACGTACTACAATGGCATGTACAAAGGGAAGCTACTTGGTAACAAGATGCAAATCTCAAAAGCATGTCTCAGTTCGGATTGAGGTCTGCAATTCGACCTCATGAAGTTGGAATCGCTAGTAATCGCGTATCAGCAATGACGCGGTGAATACGTTCTCGGACCTTGTACACACCGCCCATCAAGCCATGGGAGTTGGTAGAGCTTGAAGACAGTGGCCGTAAAAGGAGCTGTTTAGTGTTAGACCAGCGACTGGGGCTAAGTTGTAACAAGGTAGCCGTACCGGAAGGTGTGGCTGGAATATCTCTTTTATAGAGCGAGTACGCTCCCTCTCTTCTTACCTCATTTATTTTAAATATTATTTCCCTTCTGTGTTTGGTTCAAGCTTTTTGGTTTTTTTCTTTAAGATTCAAGGTTTTTTTACTGGTTTATTTGCTATCCTTATTTTCTAAAATAAGGATGGTGGTTATGAGCGCCATCCTAATCTTTTATGAAAACGAGAGGGGACCTTTTACTAAACTTCTTGATTTTTATTGTAACGGTCTTTAAATGTAATGACGAAGCGTTTTTTAGTCGGGTTCCTAATCTTGTTTACTGGATGTGGTGCTAGAGCTAGGCAAAATATACTAGCTGCTCCTACATGCCAGGTTATTTGTTCTGCTGTTGTTGTGACTACTAGTGCTGTTTTTGGTGGTACTGCCCTTGGCCCTATGACTTTTTTTGGTCCTGGTTATGGCTATTTTGTTGGTGCTTGTATAGGGGCTATTTCTGTTGTTATGGCTGCTGCTGCTGATGATAATGATCATGATGCCGTTGCTGTTGATGTTCCTCCTCCTGTTGCTGCTGCTCAGGAGCAGCTAGCCGGTGATTGGACTAGTAGAGGGTTGTAAACCGAAAACCTTTTTTCTAATTGGAACGGCTTCAGCTTGCTACAATAACTTCCTTAATTTACCCTCTTTACAAGAGAGGTTGACATCGATTGGTGGAGTGGACATTTTATTGTTATAAAAATTATTAGCATATTAACTAATAAAGGCTATTAAGATTATAAACAATAATATACCCATAATGTGTCGTGACTTTTATTTACAGGAAAATACCACAGTAGGTATCAATTTAATTGGCTTAGCCAACGGACAAGCTATCGTCATACCTATTCAATTGTGTGGAAAAACCAATCAAAGCAATGCCAATGATTCGGGTGTTGGTGCAATTGGGAAGGCCTTAGTAAAAGAATTGCCCTACATCAAAGCCATTGTATCTAGGCTCTTTCCAGAAATATTATTTTTGCTTAAAAATGTACACTTTCAATTGAGTGCAGACTTAGATAATCAATATGATTGTGAAATCATAGATACAGTTTCTGCTCAACTTCCACTTGCACTGTTGATTTGTATGTTGTTACGTAAGGCTTTGGGCTTGCCGGTGATAGAAAATTGTGCAGCTACAGGTACACTTGACCCATTGGGGTTTATTACACATGTTCAAAATCTTTTCCTCAAAAAATTAGCTGCAAAAAATAGCTTGTTGATTGAACCTTCTAGCTTCTATCATATTTTTCATGCGTTAAAGGCGATTCATTGTTTAGTAATACGTTAGCTTATGGAATACCAGGGTTTTATAGTCAGGCCACTACTCCGCTCAGAGATCGATCATTTTATAGATGCCAATATTCAAGCACGATTTCTTTCGTGCAATCTCCAGGATATCGCTTGCTTTAAGCAAGCAATTGCGGTAGCAAAGCATATAGCCATTCTCGAAATAGCTAATAGCATTAAAGGCGGTATTATGCTTTTTCAACGTTGGCATAATGCTATGTGGGCAACTAATATCTTCGTAGACCCTGCTATTCAAAGCCAGGGGGCTTCCACAGCGCTTTATAAATATGCATTAGACTATTGTGCCAATCGTGTTCCATGGGGATTTTGTAATCCCATTGATCGCATTACTTCATTACACGCACGTTGGGGCATAGTATCTATCAATTCCTGGGAATCCCTTTCTTTGGTAACTGCTTACAACTACTTTTTTAAAACGGATGCCATAGATATAGCATTTCCATTTCGTACAACGTTTGAAGGTGGTGTCTTACAAGCCGAAAATAAAGATATGGTCATCAAAATAAGCATAGACCAACAATGCTTGCAAGTATGCTATAAGCACACAATGCAAAAGAAGCAAATCACCCTGCCAGATGCTTATCGATTGCGCCTACACACAGCGCCTGCTTATGTAAAGTTGGCACAAGGCTGGGCTTTTGATCCCAAAACTGGACTGATCATCCATGAAAAAAAGAAAATTACCATCTATGCACCTACAGCAAGTTCCCAAAGCTTACTAGGCCTAACCATTCCGATAGATGATATCAAAAAACCAATCTATTGGGACCATACGCATAATGGACTAGAGGTTAGGTATACTACCTTAGCAAAAGATATACACGTAGCGTTACTAGTTACATTTAATGAGCAAGGCCTCTCCTTAGCCATTAGCGTTCCAGAAAACTATACGCCAAGGTTAACCATAGCGCATGACGCTACTTCTATGATTCGCTTTATGGATTGTCCAGAAGCTACTATAGAGCGGGTTCGATATGCTCATTGCACGCATATCATGTACCATGGAAGGACACATAAGTTTGTTGCCCATTTGATAGATACTGCGCCACTCCATAGAAAATTCTTGCGCACATTTATTCCTAAAAGCCATAGGCCTTATACTGGTGGAACGAACCCTTATGGGACTGCTGCTGCCTTACCACTTGCAGCTATGTTGCTAGATCCTACGCAAAGAACCCGATTGATGCATAGATCAGATGATCTATTAGAATTAAGTGCGCAAGGGAATCAAATACTTCGTCAAATTAAAACTAAATTATATGCAACCGAATCCTAACGCAGTAGAACAACCCTCCTTAAAGCTTATCTATCCTGATTGGGTTAGACAGGATAAGCATAGACTTATCCACTTGATAACCAACCAGCAGATAGACCTTACAGCACCATATCAGCAAATGTTAACTATTGCTTTAGCCACTAATTTGCTAGCAGATCCATCTACTGAATATGATATTTTAGTCAGGGCATGGGCCTTAGGGCTTATGGAACAAGGATTTCTTATCTTAGACCATGGCTTAGTAGATAGTGGGGTATATGCATCTCTTAAGCACCATCAGGTATAAAGCCCCCTAATGCTATGCAAAACCGATCAATTATTACTTTTTTTTGGCGGCATATTCGACCCTATAAATGGTACTATCTTGTAATGTGCATAGCGCCTCTTGCAGCTAGTTTTTATCCTTTTGCATATACCTATGCACTGAAGCTTTTTTTAGATACCATGACGCTATTACCCACCTTTACCTATCGCAGTATGACGCTTCCCATAGCAATTTTCTTAATTGCTCAGTTCATGTTAGAATTGGTTTGGCGCATCAACCACTTTGCTGAAGGTAAAGCAGTGCCTTATGTAAGAAGGGCTATTTTACTTTATGCTTATGACAATATACAACATCATGTTTATAGCTTTTTTCAAAATAATCTTACGGGAGCCATTCATAGTAAATTGCAAGGTATTGTAGATGGTTATGATAGATTATGGGATGGTCTACACCGTGGACTAGGTTTGCGCATACTTAAAAGTATGGTTAACCTAGCGCTGCTTATGTTCATTAATTATAAAATCGGTTTGTTTTTTTTGGTATGGAGTATAGTTTTTATCTATAGCATGTATGTATTTTCTTTAACCTTAAAACGGCTTTCCTGTGCAGTCACAGAAAGTAGACATACCGTTATGGGTATGATTGCGGATAATATTAGTAATATGGTAAATATTTTAGCTTTTGTTACCAAAGCTAAAGAACTTAAATCTTTAGATTGCTATATTATTAATGATTGCATTCCGAAACAGGTGCGGGTCTATCAACACAGTTTTAAAATTAAGATGGTAGCTGGTGGGTTGCGTTTATTGTTATTTACAGTCCTGCTATGGTATATGACGCATTTAAAAATGATAGGTAGCATTACGGTAGGAGATTTTGCTCAATTATTTGGCATTCTTTTACTGGCTTCTGAAGAAATTTTGCATATTACCATTTCTTTACAAGATTTTGCACACGTTATGGGTAATTTGAAAAGTGCATTATCTGTACTTTGGTGCTCTGAAAAAAGCGTGGATGCCAGTAATGCCAGGCCGCTACAGATTAAACATCCCGGTCTGGAGTTTAAAAACATATACTTTAATTATGTGGCTCAAAAACCTGTTTTTGAAAATCTTAGTCTCACGATTAAACCTGGTGAAAAAATAGGTGTAGTAGGCCATTCCGGAGCTGGGAAATCTTCTTTAGTGCATCTACTTTTACGTTATTTTCACTATGAGCGGGGTACCATTCTGATCGATGGGCAAAATATTCAACAGGTTACCAAAGATTCATTGAGAAAGCAGATTGCTGTTATTCCGCAGGATATATCGCTATTTCATCGTACCCTTATGGAAAACATCCGTTATGGGAATCTAGATGCTACAGATGAAGCAGTGGTAGAAGCCAGTAAAAAAGCACATATCCATGATTTTATCAGTACGTTACCGGAGCAGTATGCTACCTATGTGGGTGAAAGAGGGATTAAACTTTCTGGTGGACAGCGTCAACGTGTGGCCATTGCACGTGCCATCTTAAAGAATGCACCTATTCTTATACTAGATGAGGCTACGTCTGCGCTGGACAGTAAAACTGAAAAATTCATTCAAGATAGTCTACACTGGCTCTTGGATCAACAACAAAAAACTGTGATTGCTATTGCCCACCGTTTGTCAACGCTTAAGCATATGGATCGGATTATTGTGTTACATGACGGTAAAATTGTTGAACAAGGAACACATGAGCAACTTATGCACCAGCCGGTCAGTTTGTATCAACAGTTATGGACATTACAGGAAAATAGGTATTATTCATGCTAATCTAGCTATAGTATTTTAACTTTTTAACTTCATGAAGAATATGTTGATATTTAATATGTCTTCTGAATTAGGCGCTCCATGGTAATGCTGGTAGTATGAATAATGCATTAAAAAATAGTGCTATACTATCCTGGTTTATACATTTGTTTTAGTCATTTTTTTTATTAAACTAACTACTGGTACTAGCGCCTAGGACTAGGTAATTGGTTGAGATAATTATATTTTAAAATAAAATAATTGCTATGGAAGAACAAATTGAAATCCAACGCAAAAAGCTGCTGATCAGCTTTTCTGGGTGCACGAAAGATGATACTGATAAGACGGATAAAAGTAACTCTACTGATAGGGTAGGTACTGGTCAAGGTACCTATGGGATAAGCAATCCTAATGGACATTCTGAGCAGTATGCATCACAATTGTCTTATAAGTTTTAACGAGTTAAAGGTAGGAGAGAAGTAATATCTCTCCTTGTATATTTTAATTTTCCTTAGGGCTATGCACCTCCTTAAGCTATTGAATAGTCTTACTAGGGTTAGAAGCTATTTATTACTGTTGCCTTTCTATCAATATCGAGTATTACTTTATTACGAATCTTAGTTTTTATGGGAATAATAAAAAAGGAATGGCGAGCGCTCTTTTGTTTTGCATTATTTCCCTGTATAGTATGGGGGGTATGCTTATTTAGTTGTGACATTTTAGTGGCCGCTCACAGGAAATATGTAGATTACCCAACTTGGTTATCTGGTTATCCACTATATCGTGTTAAGTATTTAATACGTGCCATTTTGTTATTGTTTACACTCGGCCATATCTATAAGAAGCGCTTGCCTGTTTTGTATGATACGCACAAAAAAATTTATCTTAGGTACAGTATATTAGCTATTATTTCTATTGTATGTGGCTTTTTTGTAAAAACTAAATTTTGGAATTATATACTAGATGGTTGTTTTGTAAGTCCATTTATTGAAGAACTTATTGCCCGATTTATACTATATGAAGCACGTCATCATGGCTGGAAGTTATATGCTTTAGTAGCGTTTTTTTCTTCTTTAACCTTTAGCCTTATGCATATTTCCCCTGATCCTTCTGTATTGACACAGCCGATTCTACTGCCCAAGTTAAGTGAACATTTTTTATTTGGGTTAGCCCTTTGTAGTATATTTTGGTTTTTTCCTAGGTTGGGTTTCCTTATTAGCATACATGCTATTTCCAATTTATACGGGGTGCTTAAGATTGCTTCTGAATTAGGCGCTCCATGGTAATGCTTTGTAGTGTGCACTACATTAAAAAATAGTGCTATACTATCCTGGTTTATAAATTTGTTTTAGTCATTTTTTTTATTAAACTAACTACTGGTACTAGCGCCTAGGACTAGGTAATTGGTTTAGATAATTATATTTTAAAATAAAATAATTGCTATGGAAGAACAAATTAAAATCCAACGCAAAAAGCTACTGATCAGCTTTTCTGGGTGCACGAAACAAGGTGATAAAGGGGAAGGTGATAAAAAGGATAATTCTAGTGATAGGGTAAATATTAACAAAGGGATCTATGGAACGAGAAACTATAGTGATTACGGTAAGCATCTTTCATCACTACAGCTTACTTATAAATTCTAAATAGGCATTCCAACCTTGGGGAAGTATTTATATCTTCCTTAATCCATTGTAGATTTTGCTTCCAGTGATTATTTATGACATTAAGCCAATTAAATAATTGAGTAGGCCGCTAAGGTCCATAAATATTCATTATTCCCAATTTCTATCAATACTAGTCATTATGAGTCTCTTTTTCAGTAAAAAAATAAAAAGGGATCGATACACCTTCTTTGCTTTGGCATTATTTTCTTGTATAGTATGGGGGGTAGTTACACGGGGTTGTATTATGATCTACCATCTTAATTATCCTGAATTCATAAGCAACCATATATATCGGATTACCTATTTATTGCGTGCACTTGTCTATTTATCCTTACTTGGGTTTGTTTACAAAAAGTGGTTGCCTGATTTGTATTGTATACATGAAAAAATCTATTTTAGGTACAGCATGCTAGCTATTATTTCTATTGTATGTGGCTTTTTTGTAAAAACTAAATTTTGGAATTATATACTAGATGGTTGCTTTGTAAGTCCGTTGATCGAAGAACTCATTGCCCGATTTATACTATATGAGGCACGCCATCATGGCTGGAAGTTATATGCTTTAGTAGCGTTTCTTTCTTCGTTATCTTTTAGCCTTATGCATATTGGCTACCACCTTCCTTTATTTACAAAGCTAACGCTATTACCTAAGTTAAGTGAGCATTTTTTATTTGGATTAATATTGTGCAGTATATTTTGGTTTTTGCCTAGCTTGGGCTTGCTTATTAGCATACATGCTGTTTCGAATTTATTGTGGATATTTAGTCGGCCCTGAAATATTATATATTTATTTGTTTATGAATATAAAAACCCGTATATTATATTATATATAATAACCATTTTTAGAGTTTTTTTGTATAAAACCTTGCAAAATAGGGATGAAATCTAAGAGGATAAATCATTCTTGTGGTAGGCTTTTTGAGCAACGCTTATCTGGGATTCTTAATCCCCAACACGCCTTATTTCAGTTAGCTGATTCCATTCCTTGGCAATCCTTAGAATCAGATTTAGACCGCAGCTTTAGCTATGGACCCGGTCAACCTCCTTTACCTATTCGTTTGATTGTAGGTCTACTCATTATCAGTCATATGTACCAAGTTTCTGATGAACAAGTAGTTTCTAGATGGGTAGAAAATCCTTATTGGCAATACCTTTGTGGCTATGATTATTTTCAGATTAAGGCAGCTTGTCACCCTAGTTCATTAACTCGTTGGCGTCAAAGATTGGGAGCAGAAGGTCTTAATAAGATCTTATCGATGACTATACAATTAGCCATTAAAAAAAAAGTAGTCTGCCCAAAAGAACTTGAAAAAGTGATATCCGACACTACTGTAATGGAGAAAAATATTCGCTATCCAACTGATTCTTCGTTGCTTAATAAGGCTAGACAAAAACTAGTGGCTATAGCTAAGAAAACAGGCGTTAAACTCCGTCAAACCTACCAACGTCTAGGGCCAGCTATCAAACGTAAAGTAGATGGCTATGCACATGCTAAACAGTTTAAACGTTTAGCCAAAGGCGTTAAAACATTAAAAAACTATCTTGGTCGGGTGGTAAGAGATGTAGAACGCTCTATACAATCGTGTGATGAAGCAATACGCACCCAGTTTAGACATCTGCTTTCTATAAGTAAAAGGATTATTAACCAATCAAAAAAAAGTAAAAATAAAGTCTATAGTATCCATGAACCTGCTGTTTACTGCGTAAGTAAAGGTAAGGCTTTAAATCCCTATGAGTATGGTTGTAAGGTGCAATTTACGCTCACCCATAAACAAGGCTTGATTGTATCAACGGAAGCTTTACATCCTAATGAATATGATGGACATACCTTGCATAGAAGTTTATTACAAGCAGAAAAACTATCTGGTACTCAGGTAAAACACGTCTTCGTAGACAGGGGTTACAGAGGTCATAATATACCTAATAGTCAATGTAATATATTTATAAGCGGCTCTAAAAGAGGTATAACGCCTAGTCTCAAAAAAGCACTAAAAAGAAGATCTGCTATTGAACCACATATTGGTCATATGAAATCTGATGGTAAATTAGCGGTTAACTACTTGAAAGGAATATTGGGAGACAAACTCAATGCTATTCTATGTGCTATTAGCCATAATCTACGCCTTATTACAAGAAAAACATTCCTGCAGTGCGCTAAGAGAAGCTGGTTTTGAGCGAATTATGTATAGTGATTTAAAAAGATATGGGTATTTTGTACAAAAAATTGGTTCTATTTGATTCACGAATTCTTCTCTAGCAAGGGTCTGTCTAATTAGTCGCCCCTGAAGTATTCTTACTTCAGGGGCGACTAATTAACTGCATATTAAAATCTTTTTTTGTAGAACGCTTTAATCCGATAGAGTCCTATTTTTTGTCTTTTGATGATAGTATCTTAGATCTAAGTAAAGATTACATATCTATTTTGGCCAGTTACGTTAATTTAAAAAATCCTACTTCTATTCATTCTAGCTATTGGTATACGCACCTTAAGAAGTGGATGATTAGGGCTATTCGTACTGTTTTTGAACCTGAAGGAATTAATAAACATGCCTTGATTTTATGTTCTGTAAAAGAAAACATAGGTAAGAGTTATTTTTGTGAGTTTTTATGCCTCCTTCTCTTATAAGGTACTATAATAGCAATCCGATTCTTAGTAATGAGAAGGATGCTCAGAAGTCGTTGATCAGGAACTTCATTATAAACTTAGATGAGTTGCATCAACTTCGTTCTAATGCCCATGTGATCAAAACTTGGTTGTCACAGCGTTATGTTAACGTCCGTTTGCCTTACCAAGAAGATGAAATAACCGCTTCTCGTATAGCTTCTTTTTTAGGTAGTATCAATGATGTTGAGTTTTTACGATCAGATTTGGGTCATAGTAGATGGATTAGTTTTGAGGTAGATTCTATTGAATATTTAGATGATGAAGCAAAGTATATTTTAGAGAGAGCATGGGAGCAGGCTTATCATTTGTACAAATTAGATGCGAGTAGTGGTGAATTAAGTAAAGCGGAATTGCTAGAATTGGCAGATCGTTCTAATCAATTTACTACTAAGTCTACAGAGGCTGAGTTGATCGTACAGTATCTTTCCCCTGCTACTAAAGGAGAAGGAAAATTTATGACAGCTACGGATATACCTAGATATTTGCAGAATATTATTGGAACTGCTATCAGACTGAATACTAAATTAGTTGGAAGTGCGCTAAGAGAAATTGGGTTTGAACGGGTAGGAAAAAAGATCAATTCTAGAGTAGAATACGGTTACTGGACTGTGCGTCACATGAGTTAAATGTAGTTGTTGGTGTTATTGAAATTATAGGAATAGCATTACCTTGTATATTAGTTTTTAGTTTAAACTAAACTAAATTAGTTTAAACCAAACTAGTTTGGTTTAATATTTTTTGTTAAAATATGGAAAGAGGGATCATAGTGGCTTTTTTACAAGTAAAAGGGGGTTCTGGAAAGTCGACGTTGACTCAGAATCTGGCCGTTTCTTTCGTACATAGTAATCTAAAAGTTAAGATTATAGCTTGCGATATACGTCAAAGAACTTGCTCTAAGTGGGTATCTAGACGTAATGAGTATCATTCAGATAAACCTAAGATATTTTCTTCTATTCAGGTAGATGATTTAAAAAATTCAGTTATTGAAGATTCCAAAAATTATGATGTTGTAATAATCGATGTACAAGGTAGTGATAGTAAGAGTTTAAGAACAGCGCTATTGATTTCTGATATTGTATATATCCCATTTACACCTTCTCAAAATGATGTTGAAGTCATAGAAGAGCTTTATGGATTATTAGAAGATACGCAGTTCCAAAATAATAATCGAAAAACTTTTTACATACTAAATAATTGTTCAGTTCATTACTTGGATCAATCTATTAGTGATGCAGAACTCTTTTTTAAAGATTATACACATATCTTAGTTCCTTCTCAGATTAGGGTTTACAATAGAAAAGTATATAAAGTAGCTTCATCTGAAGGTCTAGGGGTTATAGAAATGAATGACTTAAAGTCCAAAATTGAAATGCTAAATCTAAAAAAAGAGGTAGAATCTTATGTCTAGTTTTAAAAAAAATAGAGTTATTCCTAGTATAACAGAAAAGGGTGATGATATAGTTAGACAGGCGGAGGATATAGTTCCTTCTTCCGTAAGTAATAAGTATGTCAAGGAGATTACGGTACCATTTACCAAAGAGATGTCAGATCTATTAGAAAAATTATTTCTTTATTTTGACGAAAATGTATCTAGGAGGAAGCTTTGTTCGAAGTATCTTTTAAATTCTTTACGTTCAGAAGTAGAAAAGTTTAAACTAAACTAGTTTAAGTTAAATTGAGTTAGTTTAAACTAAACTAGTTTAGTTTAGTTTAAATAAAATATAAATTAACCTGTGCGTTATTTCTAAATAATACTTAACTCTTCTCATCATGAAAAAATTACCGATTGGAGTTAGTAACTTTCATAAGTTGGTATCTAACGATTATCTGTTTTGTGATAAAACAGCCATGATTGCTGATTTCCTAAAAAGTGGTGATGAGGTTACGCTAATAGCCCGTCCTCGTCGTTGGGGCAAGACGCTGAATATGTCTATGCTGCAACATTTTTTTTCTTCAGAGGTTAGTGGTGTAAGTACAAAAGGTCTATTTGATAATCTAGCGATTAGCAAGTTAGAAGGTGGTAGATACATTGATCAACATCAAGGTAAGTACCCAGTTATTATGCTAAGTTTTAAGGATGTTAATGCGGATAGTTTTCAAGGGGCTTATAATGCGGTAT from Cardinium endosymbiont of Philonthus spinipes includes the following:
- a CDS encoding GNAT family N-acetyltransferase, with protein sequence MEYQGFIVRPLLRSEIDHFIDANIQARFLSCNLQDIACFKQAIAVAKHIAILEIANSIKGGIMLFQRWHNAMWATNIFVDPAIQSQGASTALYKYALDYCANRVPWGFCNPIDRITSLHARWGIVSINSWESLSLVTAYNYFFKTDAIDIAFPFRTTFEGGVLQAENKDMVIKISIDQQCLQVCYKHTMQKKQITLPDAYRLRLHTAPAYVKLAQGWAFDPKTGLIIHEKKKITIYAPTASSQSLLGLTIPIDDIKKPIYWDHTHNGLEVRYTTLAKDIHVALLVTFNEQGLSLAISVPENYTPRLTIAHDATSMIRFMDCPEATIERVRYAHCTHIMYHGRTHKFVAHLIDTAPLHRKFLRTFIPKSHRPYTGGTNPYGTAAALPLAAMLLDPTQRTRLMHRSDDLLELSAQGNQILRQIKTKLYATES
- a CDS encoding ABC transporter ATP-binding protein, encoding MQNRSIITFFWRHIRPYKWYYLVMCIAPLAASFYPFAYTYALKLFLDTMTLLPTFTYRSMTLPIAIFLIAQFMLELVWRINHFAEGKAVPYVRRAILLYAYDNIQHHVYSFFQNNLTGAIHSKLQGIVDGYDRLWDGLHRGLGLRILKSMVNLALLMFINYKIGLFFLVWSIVFIYSMYVFSLTLKRLSCAVTESRHTVMGMIADNISNMVNILAFVTKAKELKSLDCYIINDCIPKQVRVYQHSFKIKMVAGGLRLLLFTVLLWYMTHLKMIGSITVGDFAQLFGILLLASEEILHITISLQDFAHVMGNLKSALSVLWCSEKSVDASNARPLQIKHPGLEFKNIYFNYVAQKPVFENLSLTIKPGEKIGVVGHSGAGKSSLVHLLLRYFHYERGTILIDGQNIQQVTKDSLRKQIAVIPQDISLFHRTLMENIRYGNLDATDEAVVEASKKAHIHDFISTLPEQYATYVGERGIKLSGGQRQRVAIARAILKNAPILILDEATSALDSKTEKFIQDSLHWLLDQQQKTVIAIAHRLSTLKHMDRIIVLHDGKIVEQGTHEQLMHQPVSLYQQLWTLQENRYYSC
- a CDS encoding CPBP family intramembrane glutamic endopeptidase; amino-acid sequence: MGIIKKEWRALFCFALFPCIVWGVCLFSCDILVAAHRKYVDYPTWLSGYPLYRVKYLIRAILLLFTLGHIYKKRLPVLYDTHKKIYLRYSILAIISIVCGFFVKTKFWNYILDGCFVSPFIEELIARFILYEARHHGWKLYALVAFFSSLTFSLMHISPDPSVLTQPILLPKLSEHFLFGLALCSIFWFFPRLGFLISIHAISNLYGVLKIASELGAPW
- a CDS encoding CPBP family glutamic-type intramembrane protease, which codes for MIYHLNYPEFISNHIYRITYLLRALVYLSLLGFVYKKWLPDLYCIHEKIYFRYSMLAIISIVCGFFVKTKFWNYILDGCFVSPLIEELIARFILYEARHHGWKLYALVAFLSSLSFSLMHIGYHLPLFTKLTLLPKLSEHFLFGLILCSIFWFLPSLGLLISIHAVSNLLWIFSRP
- a CDS encoding VapE domain-containing protein, which gives rise to MPPSLIRYYNSNPILSNEKDAQKSLIRNFIINLDELHQLRSNAHVIKTWLSQRYVNVRLPYQEDEITASRIASFLGSINDVEFLRSDLGHSRWISFEVDSIEYLDDEAKYILERAWEQAYHLYKLDASSGELSKAELLELADRSNQFTTKSTEAELIVQYLSPATKGEGKFMTATDIPRYLQNIIGTAIRLNTKLVGSALREIGFERVGKKINSRVEYGYWTVRHMS
- a CDS encoding division plane positioning ATPase MipZ, with the translated sequence MERGIIVAFLQVKGGSGKSTLTQNLAVSFVHSNLKVKIIACDIRQRTCSKWVSRRNEYHSDKPKIFSSIQVDDLKNSVIEDSKNYDVVIIDVQGSDSKSLRTALLISDIVYIPFTPSQNDVEVIEELYGLLEDTQFQNNNRKTFYILNNCSVHYLDQSISDAELFFKDYTHILVPSQIRVYNRKVYKVASSEGLGVIEMNDLKSKIEMLNLKKEVESYV